In Nitrospira sp., a single genomic region encodes these proteins:
- a CDS encoding GNAT family N-acetyltransferase, whose product MTSRLSVLGPSDEAAYEAFLLGIEDSLLYYSIRYKLFLQDLLQCESQYWLAWDEKLITGVLPIMQRDGPYGRVINSLPYYGSNGGVLAIGHDAASALTAKYNELASESGVAAATWVCHPFRASAATPAHTMIDERIAQCTPLSWGDRDPESGLLSAIDGSARRNIRKAESSGVTVRIDNAQLPFIQAVHSDNMAEIGGKAKSPDFFAKVRTHFKAGTDYRIYVAEQNGTLISGLLLFYFHKTVEYFTPVTVSKNRESQPMALILTRAMVDAARQGFLRWNWGGTWLSQDGVLRFKRKWGAKDESYRYFTQLNEPDILRRGKSEILSAYPDFFVVPFHSLTSTT is encoded by the coding sequence TTGACATCCAGGCTCTCGGTCCTGGGGCCGAGCGACGAAGCCGCGTATGAAGCCTTCCTACTCGGTATCGAGGATTCCCTCCTGTATTATTCAATACGGTACAAATTATTTCTTCAGGACTTGCTGCAGTGCGAATCCCAGTACTGGCTTGCCTGGGATGAGAAGCTGATCACCGGCGTGCTGCCGATCATGCAGCGTGATGGGCCGTACGGCCGGGTCATCAACTCGCTTCCGTACTACGGCAGCAACGGCGGTGTTCTGGCGATCGGCCATGATGCCGCATCGGCACTCACGGCAAAGTACAACGAGCTGGCCTCGGAATCCGGTGTCGCGGCGGCAACGTGGGTCTGTCATCCGTTTCGTGCGTCTGCGGCGACTCCCGCGCATACCATGATCGACGAGCGGATCGCGCAGTGTACCCCGTTGTCGTGGGGAGACCGTGATCCCGAGTCGGGTCTGCTCAGCGCCATAGACGGTTCGGCGAGACGCAACATCCGGAAGGCCGAGTCCAGCGGCGTCACGGTGCGGATCGACAACGCTCAGCTTCCGTTCATCCAGGCCGTGCATTCTGACAACATGGCGGAAATTGGAGGCAAGGCGAAGAGTCCCGACTTCTTCGCTAAGGTGCGGACGCACTTCAAGGCCGGGACTGACTATCGTATTTATGTGGCCGAGCAGAACGGAACGTTGATTTCGGGACTGTTGCTGTTCTATTTCCACAAGACCGTGGAATACTTCACCCCCGTCACGGTTTCGAAGAACCGTGAGAGCCAGCCCATGGCGCTCATTTTAACGAGAGCCATGGTCGATGCCGCGCGTCAAGGCTTTCTCCGCTGGAACTGGGGTGGGACCTGGCTCAGTCAGGACGGCGTGCTGCGGTTCAAGCGCAAATGGGGCGCGAAGGACGAGTCCTACCGGTATTTCACGCAGCTCAACGAGCCGGACATTTTGAGACGGGGGAAATCGGAGATTCTCTCGGCCTATCCGGATTTCTTTGTCGTTCCGTTTCACAGTCTCACCTCTACGACATAG
- a CDS encoding type II toxin-antitoxin system PrlF family antitoxin gives MSTSTLTSKGQTTIPKDVRKRLNLRPGDRLEFVIDEDGRVLMLSASIDVSELAGMLKPPARSVSVQDMNRAIRKRGGRR, from the coding sequence ATGTCCACCTCAACCCTGACCAGCAAGGGTCAAACAACCATTCCCAAGGATGTTCGCAAACGACTCAATCTTCGGCCTGGGGACCGTCTGGAATTTGTGATCGATGAGGATGGCCGTGTGCTGATGTTATCGGCAAGCATTGATGTGTCAGAGTTGGCGGGGATGCTCAAGCCCCCGGCTCGGTCGGTCAGTGTCCAGGACATGAACCGCGCGATTCGCAAACGAGGAGGCCGGCGATGA
- a CDS encoding glycosyltransferase, with product MRKTAERPVRWLFLTRSLNCGGSQRQLVELVRSLAKRNVSVAVATLYEGGPWRAELERTATPVFSLDKQTRWDLLSCLTRLVKLVRRIRPTVVHGYLGTANILALLAKLAVPSVTVVWGIRASNMDLGRYGWLDRVLYRLESRLSRFCDLIIVNSESGVKYAVAQGFPAEKMLCIPNGIDTERFKPDAAAGRRFRRSQGIEDDVPLIGLIGRIDPMKGHRTFLTAAASLIAAGGNARFVCVGDGNARLKKDLRAQADRLGLAGLVSWLDEHDPIEDVYNGLDLLTSSSSYGEGFSNAVAEAMACGRACVVTDVGDSRRIVGDTGLIVPPDRSDELVSAWRRLLSADRSERASLGGAARERIVRQFGLDRLVDASVSALTLAGSLK from the coding sequence ATGAGGAAGACCGCAGAGCGACCGGTGCGGTGGCTCTTCCTCACGAGATCGCTCAATTGCGGCGGCAGTCAGCGCCAGCTCGTCGAGTTGGTGAGGAGCCTGGCGAAACGGAACGTCTCCGTCGCGGTGGCCACGCTCTACGAGGGCGGGCCCTGGCGCGCCGAGCTGGAACGGACCGCCACGCCCGTGTTTTCGCTCGATAAACAGACGCGGTGGGACCTCCTGTCGTGCCTCACCCGACTGGTGAAGCTGGTTCGCCGAATTCGTCCCACCGTGGTGCACGGCTATCTCGGCACGGCCAACATTCTGGCGTTGCTGGCCAAGCTGGCGGTTCCTTCCGTGACGGTCGTGTGGGGGATTCGCGCGAGCAACATGGACTTGGGGCGCTACGGATGGCTCGATCGCGTGCTCTATCGGCTCGAGTCGCGACTCTCCCGCTTCTGCGACCTCATCATCGTGAATTCCGAGAGTGGGGTGAAGTATGCCGTGGCGCAGGGATTTCCTGCGGAGAAGATGCTGTGCATCCCGAACGGCATCGATACGGAACGGTTCAAGCCGGATGCCGCGGCCGGCCGCCGGTTCCGTCGCAGCCAGGGCATAGAAGATGACGTGCCTCTGATCGGCTTGATCGGGCGCATCGATCCGATGAAGGGCCACCGGACCTTCCTGACGGCCGCCGCCTCGTTGATCGCCGCCGGCGGGAACGCTCGTTTCGTCTGTGTCGGGGACGGGAATGCGCGATTGAAGAAGGATCTGCGCGCGCAGGCCGACCGGCTCGGACTCGCCGGCCTGGTCAGCTGGCTGGATGAGCATGATCCGATCGAAGACGTCTACAATGGGCTCGATCTCCTGACGTCCAGCTCGTCCTATGGTGAGGGGTTCTCCAATGCGGTCGCCGAGGCGATGGCGTGCGGGCGCGCCTGCGTGGTGACCGACGTGGGCGACTCCAGGCGGATCGTCGGAGACACAGGCCTGATCGTGCCGCCGGACCGCAGTGACGAACTGGTGTCCGCATGGCGGAGGCTCTTATCCGCGGACCGTTCGGAGCGCGCGAGTCTGGGCGGTGCGGCCCGGGAGCGGATCGTCCGGCAATTTGGATTGGATCGACTGGTCGACGCCTCGGTCAGCGCCCTCACGCTCGCCGGCTCGCTCAAGTGA
- a CDS encoding acetyltransferase, translated as MTKQAVIFGTGSLAEVIDFYLAHDSSYRVVAFTATGDFVGQSQFLGRPLVAFEAVAIQFPPDSHEMFVAVGYRHLNRLREQYCFEARAKGYKLLTYLSSKATHWGDTKLGDNVFVFEDNTIQPFVKIGNGTILWSGNHIGHHSSIGANCFISSHVVVSGHCTVGDRCFLGVNATIADSVVIGNDNIIGPGALIQKPTADGEVHVAERAKKLPKDSSNFLR; from the coding sequence ATGACGAAACAAGCCGTCATCTTCGGCACCGGCAGTCTTGCGGAGGTTATCGACTTTTATCTTGCCCACGATAGCTCGTACCGCGTGGTCGCATTCACCGCTACGGGGGACTTTGTCGGTCAATCGCAGTTCCTCGGCCGTCCGCTTGTTGCCTTCGAGGCGGTGGCGATCCAATTCCCCCCGGACTCGCACGAGATGTTCGTGGCTGTCGGCTATAGGCACCTGAACCGGTTACGGGAACAATACTGTTTCGAGGCGCGAGCAAAGGGATACAAGTTGCTGACCTATCTGTCATCAAAGGCGACGCATTGGGGTGACACCAAATTGGGAGACAATGTCTTTGTGTTCGAAGATAATACCATTCAACCTTTTGTCAAAATCGGGAACGGAACGATCTTGTGGAGCGGAAACCACATCGGTCACCATAGCTCGATTGGGGCGAATTGCTTTATCTCGAGCCATGTGGTCGTTTCCGGTCATTGCACGGTCGGCGATCGATGCTTCCTCGGCGTCAATGCAACCATTGCGGACAGTGTCGTCATCGGCAACGATAACATCATCGGGCCGGGCGCGCTCATTCAAAAGCCCACGGCCGACGGCGAAGTTCATGTCGCCGAACGCGCCAAGAAACTCCCCAAGGACAGCAGCAACTTCCTCCGATGA
- a CDS encoding type II toxin-antitoxin system VapC family toxin — MIGLDTNVLVRYLVQDDPGQSRRAAHVIAKRCTRDDPGFINRIVLCELVWVLESAYGYSKDMIVPVLEKLLRTSQLKIEDTQSAWTAFRAYQKGKADFADCLLGTTNRFGGCDETVTFDQAAGKLEDFQLL; from the coding sequence ATGATCGGTCTCGACACGAACGTTCTGGTCAGATACTTGGTTCAGGACGACCCAGGACAATCGCGGAGAGCCGCTCACGTGATCGCAAAGCGATGTACGCGTGATGACCCAGGGTTTATCAATCGTATCGTCCTGTGTGAACTGGTGTGGGTGTTGGAAAGCGCCTACGGGTATTCAAAAGACATGATCGTACCTGTATTGGAAAAGCTGTTGAGGACCAGCCAGCTGAAGATTGAGGATACGCAGTCTGCGTGGACCGCCTTTCGCGCATACCAAAAAGGGAAGGCGGACTTCGCGGATTGTCTACTGGGAACCACCAATCGGTTTGGGGGATGCGATGAGACCGTCACCTTCGATCAGGCCGCAGGCAAGCTGGAAGATTTCCAACTACTGTAG
- a CDS encoding NAD-dependent epimerase/dehydratase family protein, whose product MDLKGKKVIVIGGAGLIGSHAVDELVKEDVAEIRIYDNFVRGRQENLHEALKDPRVKIYEVGGDICQTDILDAAMKDMDAVFHFAALWLLQCHEYPRSAFDVNVRGTFNVLEACVANKITRLVYSSSASVYGDAVEEPMTENHPFNNKNFYGATKICGEAMARSFHYRYGLDFVGLRYMNVYGPRQDYRGAYIAVIMKMLDAIDRGEGPTILGDGSEAFDFVAVADCGRANLCAMKAETTDRFYNVGTGKRTSLKQLAEMVIDLTGCKAPIKYAPRSQATLVRNRIGSAKRASDEIGFTAKVELKEGLARLIAWRAAHKEEVAARRAAAGV is encoded by the coding sequence GTGGATCTGAAGGGAAAGAAAGTGATCGTCATCGGCGGAGCCGGCCTCATCGGGTCGCACGCGGTGGACGAACTGGTCAAGGAAGATGTCGCGGAGATTCGGATTTATGACAACTTCGTGCGGGGCAGACAGGAGAATCTCCACGAGGCGTTGAAGGATCCGCGCGTCAAGATCTACGAGGTCGGCGGAGATATCTGCCAGACCGATATTCTCGACGCCGCGATGAAGGACATGGACGCGGTCTTCCATTTCGCGGCGCTCTGGCTGCTTCAATGCCACGAATATCCGCGCTCGGCGTTCGATGTCAATGTACGAGGCACGTTCAACGTGCTGGAGGCCTGCGTGGCCAACAAGATTACGCGGCTCGTCTACTCCTCGTCGGCGTCGGTATACGGGGACGCCGTCGAAGAACCCATGACGGAAAACCATCCGTTCAACAACAAGAATTTCTACGGGGCGACGAAAATTTGCGGCGAAGCGATGGCCCGCTCCTTTCATTATCGTTATGGGCTCGATTTCGTGGGATTGCGATACATGAATGTGTATGGTCCGCGGCAGGACTACCGGGGGGCCTATATCGCGGTGATCATGAAGATGCTCGACGCGATCGACCGTGGGGAGGGACCGACGATCCTCGGAGACGGCAGCGAGGCGTTCGACTTCGTCGCGGTCGCCGACTGCGGACGGGCGAACCTGTGCGCGATGAAGGCCGAGACGACGGATCGCTTCTACAACGTCGGGACGGGCAAGCGGACGTCGCTCAAGCAGTTGGCCGAGATGGTGATCGATCTGACCGGATGCAAAGCGCCGATCAAATACGCGCCGCGCAGTCAGGCCACCTTGGTGCGAAACCGGATCGGGTCCGCGAAGCGCGCGAGCGACGAAATCGGATTTACGGCCAAGGTAGAACTGAAGGAAGGACTCGCCCGATTGATCGCGTGGAGAGCGGCGCATAAGGAAGAAGTGGCGGCGCGACGTGCTGCGGCCGGGGTGTAA
- a CDS encoding glycosyltransferase, giving the protein MIRIVHIISNLEVGGAELMLAQLVTGMDRGRFHNTVISLTDRGQLADRIESSGIVVHSLGMKRGRPDMASLPKLIRSLRAAQPTIMQSWLYHADLISLLAARFIKSTRLVWNIRCSDMQLKYYPFQTRCVRQMLCWCSRIPVAIVTNSEAGKRIHERFGYRPRRWAYIPNGFDTNRFRPDPVAARKLRDELALPDDARIVALIARCDPMKDHATFLEAAKRIVRLRPTVHFLLAGKQTHMLGPEVARAGLDDHVHVLGLRHDIDRLFAGADVACLTSAFGEGFSNVLGEAMACGVPCVTTDVGDARMIVDNTGLVVPPRDPGALASAVINLIDRDAAARVALGTAARARIQSRYSLTSVINAYQAFYAEICNDPAVA; this is encoded by the coding sequence ATGATTCGCATCGTCCATATCATTTCTAATCTCGAGGTCGGCGGGGCCGAGCTGATGCTCGCCCAGCTGGTCACAGGGATGGATCGAGGTCGATTCCACAACACCGTCATCTCGCTGACAGACCGGGGACAGTTGGCGGATCGGATCGAGTCCTCCGGCATCGTGGTTCATTCGCTCGGAATGAAGCGCGGCCGTCCCGACATGGCCTCGCTGCCCAAGCTGATCCGGTCGCTGCGGGCGGCGCAGCCCACCATCATGCAGAGCTGGCTCTACCATGCCGATTTGATCAGTCTCCTCGCCGCCCGCTTCATTAAGTCGACCAGACTTGTGTGGAACATCCGCTGCTCGGACATGCAGCTCAAGTACTATCCGTTCCAAACCCGTTGTGTGCGGCAGATGCTCTGCTGGTGCTCGCGCATACCGGTGGCCATCGTCACGAACAGCGAGGCGGGCAAACGGATCCACGAGAGGTTCGGCTACCGGCCGCGGCGTTGGGCCTATATCCCGAACGGATTCGACACGAACCGGTTCCGTCCAGACCCGGTGGCGGCCCGCAAACTGCGCGACGAACTGGCCCTGCCGGACGACGCCAGAATCGTGGCGCTGATTGCGCGCTGCGATCCGATGAAGGATCACGCCACCTTCCTCGAGGCCGCCAAGCGGATCGTCAGGCTCCGTCCCACGGTGCACTTTCTGCTGGCCGGTAAACAGACGCATATGCTGGGTCCGGAGGTGGCGCGGGCCGGGTTGGATGACCATGTCCATGTCCTTGGGTTGCGGCACGACATCGACCGGCTGTTCGCCGGAGCCGACGTCGCCTGTCTTACGTCCGCGTTCGGCGAAGGGTTCTCCAACGTGCTGGGCGAGGCCATGGCCTGCGGGGTCCCCTGCGTCACGACGGATGTCGGCGACGCCAGAATGATCGTCGACAATACCGGCCTCGTGGTGCCGCCCAGGGATCCGGGAGCGCTGGCTTCCGCCGTCATCAATCTGATCGACCGGGACGCGGCCGCCCGCGTTGCCTTGGGAACCGCCGCCCGCGCGCGGATCCAGTCCCGCTATTCCCTCACCAGCGTGATCAATGCCTACCAGGCGTTCTACGCCGAGATCTGTAACGACCCGGCCGTGGCCTGA
- the asnB gene encoding asparagine synthase (glutamine-hydrolyzing), protein MCGIAGIVHLDGAPASPVLLKRMTDAITHRGPDGEGQWVRSHVALGHRRLAIIDLSPAGHQPMVTPDGRYVLTYNGEIYNFQEIRAELESLRYRFRSRTDSEVLLYALAEWGVKALERFNGMFAFALWDEKEQTLVLARDRYGVKPLYYVAAGNTLLFGSEIKAILAHPAYETVLDREALLEYFTFQNFFTDRTLFKGVKLLPAGTYATIRPGRGDLTSTRYWDYRFVEPETAGDEKEYAEELSRLFRQAVNRQLISDVDVGSYLSGGIDSGSITAVAASQLPYIKTFTTGFDLSSVSGVELGYDERARAEHMSYLFKTEHYEMVLKAGDMERIMSRLVYQLEEPRVGQSYPNFYTAQLASKFVTVVLSGAGGDELFGGYPWRYYRAVVNDDFEHYIDKYYLFWQRLIPNKAIQQVFRPIWKDVSKVWTRDIFRDVFQKHAETFTRPEDYVSHSLYFEARTFLHGLLVVEDKLSMAHSLETRVPFLDNDLADFAQRLPVRFKLGNLDEVVKLNENEPGAKTRKYFERTRDGKLLLRKAMQNYIPDAITQAEKQGFAAPDASWFRGESIDYVRKLLFKGAPRIYAFFDREAIQRLVDEHLDGRQNRRLLIWSLVYFEEWCRTFLDGGARKQEQVR, encoded by the coding sequence ATGTGCGGCATCGCAGGCATCGTGCATCTTGACGGGGCTCCGGCCTCGCCGGTGTTGCTGAAGCGCATGACCGACGCCATCACCCACCGGGGTCCCGATGGGGAAGGTCAATGGGTCAGAAGCCATGTGGCGCTTGGCCACAGGCGCCTGGCCATCATCGATCTGTCTCCGGCCGGGCATCAACCGATGGTGACGCCGGATGGGCGGTATGTCCTCACCTACAACGGGGAGATTTACAATTTCCAGGAAATCCGCGCTGAGTTGGAGAGCCTTCGTTACCGGTTCCGATCCAGGACCGATTCCGAAGTGCTCCTCTATGCTCTTGCCGAATGGGGAGTCAAGGCGCTCGAGCGGTTCAACGGGATGTTCGCCTTTGCGCTTTGGGACGAGAAGGAGCAGACGCTGGTCCTGGCCCGGGATCGCTATGGCGTCAAGCCGCTGTACTACGTGGCGGCGGGAAACACGCTGCTCTTCGGCTCCGAGATCAAGGCGATCCTTGCGCATCCGGCGTATGAAACCGTACTCGACCGTGAGGCACTGCTCGAATACTTCACCTTTCAGAACTTCTTCACCGACCGAACTCTCTTCAAAGGCGTCAAGCTGCTGCCGGCCGGCACCTACGCGACCATTCGTCCAGGAAGAGGCGACCTGACGAGCACACGGTACTGGGACTATCGCTTCGTCGAACCGGAAACCGCGGGCGACGAGAAGGAATATGCCGAAGAACTCAGTCGGCTGTTCCGGCAGGCCGTCAACCGCCAATTAATCAGCGACGTGGACGTCGGTTCGTACCTGAGCGGCGGGATTGATTCCGGGTCCATTACCGCAGTCGCCGCATCGCAGCTGCCCTATATCAAGACGTTCACGACCGGATTCGATCTGAGCTCGGTGTCCGGCGTCGAACTCGGCTACGACGAGCGGGCCAGAGCCGAGCATATGTCCTACTTATTCAAGACCGAGCACTATGAAATGGTGCTCAAGGCCGGCGACATGGAGCGCATCATGTCTCGCCTCGTCTACCAGCTGGAAGAACCGCGAGTGGGACAGAGTTATCCGAACTTTTACACGGCTCAACTTGCCAGCAAGTTCGTGACGGTCGTGCTGTCCGGAGCCGGCGGAGACGAGTTGTTCGGCGGATATCCCTGGCGGTATTACCGAGCGGTCGTGAACGATGATTTTGAACACTATATCGACAAGTACTATCTCTTCTGGCAACGACTCATTCCCAACAAGGCGATTCAGCAGGTATTCAGGCCGATCTGGAAGGACGTCTCGAAGGTGTGGACCCGGGATATTTTCCGTGATGTGTTCCAAAAGCATGCGGAGACGTTTACCAGGCCGGAGGACTATGTCAGTCATTCGCTCTATTTCGAAGCGCGGACCTTCCTCCACGGACTGCTGGTCGTGGAGGACAAGTTGTCCATGGCGCACAGCCTCGAAACCCGAGTGCCGTTTCTGGACAACGACCTGGCCGACTTTGCTCAGCGTCTTCCTGTCCGATTCAAACTCGGCAACCTGGACGAAGTGGTGAAGCTCAATGAAAACGAGCCTGGCGCCAAGACACGCAAGTACTTTGAGCGCACCCGCGACGGGAAGCTGCTTCTCCGCAAAGCGATGCAGAACTACATACCGGACGCGATCACTCAAGCGGAGAAGCAGGGATTCGCGGCCCCTGATGCCAGCTGGTTTCGAGGGGAGAGCATCGACTATGTCCGCAAGCTCCTGTTCAAGGGGGCTCCACGGATCTACGCATTTTTCGATCGAGAGGCCATTCAGCGCTTGGTCGACGAACATCTGGACGGACGTCAGAACCGCCGGCTCTTGATCTGGTCGCTGGTCTATTTCGAGGAATGGTGCCGAACCTTTCTCGACGGCGGCGCGCGGAAACAGGAGCAGGTGCGTTGA
- a CDS encoding DegT/DnrJ/EryC1/StrS family aminotransferase, which yields MTEHRQIQIATPSLGEEEWQALREPIETGWLTQGPKVAAFEQAFAARHGVKHAVAVTSATTGLHLALAALGIGPGDEVIVPAFTWVATANVVLYCGATPVFADVDRVTYNIDPQDVACRMTPKTKVVIPVHLFGLCADMTALRNVVRPDVKIVEDAACAAGASWQGRSAGALGDLGVFSFHPRKSITTGEGGMVTTDDNELADRVRKLRNHGASVSEEERHHGPRPYLLPEFELLGFNYRMTDLQGAVGLVQLKKLDRFIDERAALAARYRKELANVPWLRMPEEPPKGRHAWQAFVTYVNPNTAPRSRNEIMETLQQRGISTRPGTHAVHMLAYYRQRFGLKPDDFPGARDCDRNTMAIPLHNRMTDGDVSYIVQALRGL from the coding sequence ATGACCGAACATCGTCAGATTCAGATCGCCACGCCGAGCCTCGGAGAAGAGGAATGGCAGGCGTTGCGCGAGCCGATCGAAACCGGGTGGTTGACCCAGGGACCGAAAGTCGCCGCGTTCGAGCAGGCCTTTGCCGCCCGGCATGGGGTTAAGCATGCCGTGGCCGTGACGTCCGCGACTACGGGGCTTCACCTGGCGCTTGCTGCGCTGGGAATCGGACCAGGGGATGAAGTGATCGTTCCTGCGTTTACATGGGTGGCGACGGCCAACGTCGTGCTCTACTGCGGCGCCACGCCGGTCTTCGCCGACGTCGACCGTGTCACCTATAACATCGATCCGCAGGACGTGGCCTGCCGAATGACCCCCAAGACCAAGGTCGTTATCCCGGTGCATCTCTTCGGCCTCTGCGCCGACATGACCGCACTGCGCAACGTGGTTCGGCCTGACGTGAAAATCGTGGAGGACGCGGCCTGCGCCGCAGGGGCAAGTTGGCAGGGCCGTTCTGCCGGTGCATTGGGTGATCTCGGGGTGTTTTCCTTTCATCCGCGCAAGTCCATCACGACCGGCGAGGGTGGCATGGTGACGACCGACGACAACGAACTGGCCGACCGGGTCAGAAAGTTGCGCAATCACGGGGCGTCGGTGTCGGAAGAGGAGCGGCATCATGGGCCTCGGCCCTATCTCCTTCCGGAGTTCGAGCTGCTGGGGTTCAATTACCGGATGACGGATCTGCAAGGGGCGGTGGGGCTGGTGCAGTTGAAGAAGCTGGACCGGTTCATCGACGAGAGGGCCGCTTTGGCTGCGCGATACCGAAAGGAATTGGCGAATGTGCCGTGGCTCCGCATGCCGGAAGAACCTCCGAAGGGCCGTCATGCCTGGCAGGCCTTCGTGACCTATGTGAATCCCAATACGGCTCCTCGTTCGCGCAACGAGATCATGGAAACCTTGCAGCAGCGGGGCATCTCGACCAGGCCGGGAACCCACGCGGTGCATATGCTCGCGTACTATCGGCAACGTTTCGGTTTGAAGCCTGATGATTTTCCCGGCGCTCGTGATTGCGATCGGAACACCATGGCGATCCCACTCCATAACCGAATGACCGACGGCGACGTCTCCTATATCGTTCAAGCACTCCGCGGTCTGTGA
- a CDS encoding class I SAM-dependent methyltransferase gives MTDDKTDLQSIARLYEESLEQHGLKPLGVGWRDEDSHQLRFDKLASVIDASGRASINDLGCGYGALYSYLISRGITVPLFRGYDISEKMLAQAKVLVPHGDFRRSSVLDETADYSFASGIFNVRLQEDETKWLGHIERTLDNLFQYSSQGFAFNLLSTYVDYRESHLYYGDPLYFFDYCKRRYSRRVSLLHDYPLFEWTITVRK, from the coding sequence ATGACCGACGATAAGACCGATCTGCAGTCGATTGCGAGACTCTACGAAGAAAGCCTGGAACAGCACGGGCTGAAGCCCTTGGGAGTCGGCTGGCGCGATGAGGATTCGCACCAGCTCAGATTCGACAAGCTCGCTTCGGTCATCGATGCGAGTGGTCGGGCAAGCATCAACGATCTCGGGTGCGGCTACGGCGCCCTGTATAGCTATCTGATCTCAAGGGGTATCACGGTCCCCCTGTTTCGCGGCTACGACATCAGCGAGAAAATGCTCGCGCAGGCCAAGGTCTTGGTGCCCCACGGTGACTTCCGAAGAAGCAGCGTCTTGGATGAAACGGCGGACTATTCGTTCGCCAGCGGCATTTTTAACGTCCGGCTGCAGGAGGACGAAACAAAATGGCTCGGCCACATCGAGCGGACGCTTGATAACCTCTTCCAATACTCCTCGCAGGGATTTGCATTTAATCTGCTCTCCACGTATGTCGATTATCGAGAATCCCATCTCTACTATGGTGATCCGTTGTACTTTTTCGACTATTGCAAACGGCGGTACTCCCGTCGGGTGTCGTTATTGCACGATTATCCGTTATTTGAATGGACGATCACGGTACGAAAGTAG